A window of Cohnella herbarum contains these coding sequences:
- a CDS encoding MFS transporter — protein sequence MSKAFTKFFFQSDMLLYLTILFLVEFVRGAALISFLPIYGDKALGLDLDVIGAAITAHYITDTGLKLAIGYLLDRLSIRTVVSIGLLFSLIGIAALQFADIPWVFITAAAIYGIGISPIWIVCLTRVKEDQRATQMGFLYTVWLVGLGSGPVVTNLLLDFNLEITYWVMTGVALAAWVMSLFIKGSRSVHIDIVPFREQLAILGSRLKDMKLLLPGMVLQTLGAGMLLPILPSFAVNSLGMSATHYSILLIIGGGCTVVGLIPMGKLSDTFGKKWFLIVGFLAFGIILIALTQKPPLALALFWAFVLGVSYAAVLPAWNALLATFVPPGQQGLGWGVFSTVEGIGGIVGPLIGGFIATRYHEASVVGLAGIMFMIISLFYVFFPFRLFKGGEELPPVNGMK from the coding sequence GTGAGCAAAGCTTTCACGAAATTTTTTTTCCAATCGGACATGCTGCTTTATTTGACGATCCTCTTCTTAGTTGAATTCGTGCGGGGCGCGGCCCTGATCAGCTTCCTGCCGATCTATGGAGATAAAGCTCTCGGTCTCGACCTTGACGTCATCGGCGCCGCAATCACGGCCCACTACATTACGGATACGGGACTTAAGCTGGCTATCGGCTATCTACTAGACCGTCTGTCGATCCGCACGGTCGTGAGCATCGGATTATTATTCTCGTTGATCGGAATAGCCGCGCTTCAGTTCGCAGATATCCCTTGGGTATTCATTACGGCCGCGGCCATCTATGGCATTGGGATTTCTCCGATCTGGATCGTCTGCTTAACAAGGGTAAAAGAAGATCAGCGCGCGACGCAAATGGGTTTCTTGTACACCGTCTGGCTTGTCGGCTTAGGCAGCGGACCGGTCGTCACGAATCTATTGCTGGATTTCAACCTGGAGATCACTTATTGGGTAATGACGGGAGTCGCTCTAGCCGCCTGGGTCATGTCCCTGTTTATTAAGGGAAGCCGCAGCGTCCATATCGACATCGTCCCGTTCCGAGAACAGCTGGCCATACTCGGAAGCCGGCTTAAGGACATGAAGCTGCTGCTGCCCGGCATGGTCCTGCAGACGCTTGGCGCGGGCATGCTGCTTCCGATCTTGCCTAGCTTTGCCGTGAACAGCTTGGGCATGTCGGCAACCCACTACTCCATCCTGCTTATTATCGGCGGAGGCTGCACCGTAGTCGGGCTTATCCCGATGGGAAAGCTATCCGACACGTTCGGCAAAAAATGGTTCCTCATCGTCGGATTCTTGGCTTTCGGAATCATTCTGATCGCTCTCACCCAGAAGCCTCCGCTCGCTCTCGCTTTGTTCTGGGCTTTCGTGCTAGGGGTCTCTTACGCCGCCGTACTGCCGGCTTGGAACGCTTTGCTCGCAACCTTCGTCCCTCCGGGACAGCAGGGCCTCGGTTGGGGCGTTTTCTCGACCGTGGAAGGGATAGGCGGGATCGTCGGTCCGCTCATCGGAGGTTTCATCGCGACGCGATACCACGAAGCCTCCGTCGTAGGGTTGGCCGGCATCATGTTTATGATCATTAGCTTGTTTTACGTCTTCTTTCCTTTCCGTCTCTTTAAGGGCGGCGAAGAACTGCCTCCCGTAAACGGGATGAAATAA
- a CDS encoding sensor histidine kinase produces the protein MSIRVKLVLSYLAMLVVPFVLSIIAFAVIFYFYASHGSPFMKMVEQEASLYAEIKLTSIREPEQFLRKDVAENFEERLRQMNMNLIIRVNQDIQYAAPSLLSSDLLGQLPAFGTVSEEEGEFRKKHRIARHEDFLLPDGREGSIFVVADDFPISKEIMEAFIWLAAIVLVILALTNGVLTYLMSRSIIRPLKALQRATEEIKEGNLNHEVKPRSKDEIGKLSVAFEEMRKKLKESVELQLRYEENRKELVSNISHDLKTPVTAIKGYVEGIIDGVTDSPDKLDRYVKIIYAKAVDMDRMIDELFLISKLEMGKLTFQFEPVDLGAYLQDCALEIHLDMEKRGIKLQLNILPGNSALIMADREKLKRVLMNILENAMKYMDKPDGRVGLNVHMEEGRAVIGVSDNGQGIAQEVLPHIFDRFYRADPSRNSSTGGSGLGLSIARQIVEEHGGLIWAESELGMGTTVYVALPLRSRDERGTAEHGHKDLDH, from the coding sequence TTGTCCATTCGCGTGAAGCTCGTCCTATCCTACTTGGCTATGTTGGTCGTGCCGTTCGTGCTGTCTATCATAGCCTTCGCCGTGATTTTTTATTTCTACGCAAGTCACGGCAGTCCGTTTATGAAAATGGTAGAACAGGAAGCGAGCCTGTATGCGGAGATCAAGCTGACGAGCATTCGCGAGCCGGAGCAATTCCTTCGGAAGGACGTAGCCGAGAATTTCGAAGAGCGATTAAGACAAATGAACATGAATCTGATTATACGAGTGAATCAGGATATTCAATATGCTGCGCCTAGTTTACTCTCGTCGGATCTCCTCGGGCAGTTGCCCGCTTTCGGGACGGTATCCGAGGAGGAGGGAGAATTCCGCAAAAAACATAGGATTGCGCGTCATGAGGACTTTCTGCTGCCGGACGGGCGCGAAGGCTCTATTTTCGTCGTCGCGGACGACTTCCCGATTTCCAAAGAAATCATGGAAGCTTTTATCTGGTTGGCGGCTATCGTTCTGGTTATTTTGGCTCTTACCAACGGGGTGCTGACTTATTTGATGTCGCGCAGCATCATTCGTCCCTTGAAAGCCTTGCAGAGAGCGACGGAAGAAATTAAAGAAGGCAATCTGAATCATGAGGTCAAACCGCGTTCCAAGGACGAGATCGGGAAGCTTAGCGTTGCATTTGAAGAAATGCGCAAGAAGCTCAAGGAATCGGTCGAACTGCAACTGCGCTACGAGGAAAACCGCAAAGAATTGGTCTCGAACATCTCGCACGATTTGAAAACGCCGGTTACCGCGATTAAGGGCTACGTGGAAGGAATCATTGACGGAGTGACGGACTCGCCCGATAAGCTTGACCGGTACGTCAAGATTATTTATGCCAAAGCGGTGGATATGGATCGGATGATCGATGAGCTGTTCCTCATCTCCAAGCTGGAAATGGGCAAACTCACCTTTCAATTCGAACCGGTGGATTTAGGCGCTTATTTGCAAGATTGCGCGCTCGAAATACATTTGGATATGGAGAAAAGGGGCATCAAGCTGCAACTGAACATCTTGCCGGGGAATTCGGCGCTCATTATGGCCGATCGCGAGAAGTTAAAGCGCGTGCTCATGAATATATTGGAAAACGCGATGAAATACATGGATAAACCGGACGGAAGAGTAGGGCTGAACGTCCACATGGAAGAGGGGAGGGCCGTCATCGGCGTGAGCGATAACGGTCAGGGAATCGCCCAAGAGGTGCTCCCTCATATATTCGATCGGTTTTACCGGGCGGATCCATCCCGTAATTCATCCACCGGCGGGAGCGGGCTTGGACTGTCTATCGCTAGGCAGATCGTTGAAGAGCATGGCGGTCTGATCTGGGCCGAAAGCGAGCTTGGCATGGGCACAACGGTTTATGTGGCGTTGCCGCTGCGGAGCAGGGACGAGAGGGGGACAGCGGAACATGGGCACAAAGATCTTGATCATTGA
- a CDS encoding TVP38/TMEM64 family protein, with product MYSAHLLWSSAWSFHEWISYAKDINLEEIKSLLQRYSQFGPLPGILLPFLEALLPILPLVVFVVANAAAYGMWWGFLFSWIGVASGSFLVFMLARRFGYRYGDRIRRRFPKSKKFFDYIERKGFTPIFLLACFPFSPSVIVNIASGLSKIPLHTFFIAMALGKGVMIFTLSFLGHDLQAMADQPWRIVMAIAFLILMWLGGRKLEARYH from the coding sequence ATGTACAGTGCGCACTTGTTATGGTCGTCCGCATGGAGCTTTCACGAATGGATCTCTTATGCGAAAGACATCAATCTGGAGGAGATCAAGAGTCTCCTCCAACGCTACTCTCAGTTCGGGCCTCTTCCCGGCATCCTGCTTCCGTTCCTCGAAGCCTTACTGCCCATTCTTCCTCTTGTCGTATTCGTCGTTGCGAATGCCGCCGCATACGGCATGTGGTGGGGTTTCCTGTTCTCGTGGATCGGAGTGGCTTCGGGCTCCTTCTTGGTATTCATGCTAGCCCGGCGTTTCGGATACCGATATGGAGACCGCATTCGCCGGAGATTTCCGAAGTCGAAAAAGTTTTTCGATTACATCGAACGCAAGGGTTTCACACCGATATTTTTATTGGCTTGTTTTCCTTTCTCGCCTTCCGTTATCGTCAATATCGCTTCAGGCTTATCGAAAATTCCTTTACATACTTTCTTTATCGCTATGGCGCTTGGCAAGGGCGTAATGATCTTCACGCTCTCCTTCCTGGGACATGATCTGCAAGCGATGGCCGACCAGCCTTGGCGCATTGTCATGGCCATTGCCTTCCTCATCTTAATGTGGCTAGGCGGCCGTAAGTTGGAAGCCCGGTATCACTAA
- a CDS encoding ABC transporter ATP-binding protein has translation METIVEIEGLTKTFRNQRGIHDISLTVRKGDIYGFFGPNGAGKTTVMKIMAGLSKANKGKVRLFGHEVTTHYEQAMAKVGVLIETAEAYEYMSGRKNLELAARLYPELPGSRVDEVLELVGLSGYQREKVGHYSLGMKQRLGLAAAILSRPELLILDEPTNGLDIEGMVQIREVILLLAREERTTFFLSSHLIHDMELMCNRIGILYGGKLIREGLKTELLDGRFPTLEELFIHEVKEERRAVNHA, from the coding sequence ATGGAAACGATCGTCGAGATAGAAGGATTAACGAAAACCTTCCGCAATCAAAGGGGAATTCACGATATAAGCCTTACGGTACGTAAGGGGGATATCTACGGATTCTTCGGACCTAACGGAGCCGGTAAAACGACCGTGATGAAGATTATGGCCGGCTTAAGCAAAGCGAATAAGGGCAAGGTTCGATTATTCGGCCATGAGGTGACGACGCATTACGAGCAGGCGATGGCCAAGGTCGGCGTATTGATCGAAACGGCGGAAGCCTACGAGTACATGAGCGGAAGAAAGAACCTGGAGCTAGCCGCAAGGCTGTATCCGGAGCTTCCGGGCAGTCGAGTGGACGAAGTGCTCGAACTCGTCGGGTTAAGCGGCTACCAGCGGGAGAAGGTAGGACACTATTCGCTGGGCATGAAGCAGCGGTTGGGTTTGGCGGCGGCCATTCTATCGCGCCCTGAGCTGCTGATCCTCGATGAACCGACGAATGGGCTCGACATCGAAGGGATGGTTCAGATTCGCGAGGTGATCCTGCTGCTGGCTCGCGAGGAGCGAACGACCTTCTTCCTATCCAGCCATCTCATTCACGATATGGAGCTCATGTGCAACCGAATCGGAATATTGTACGGCGGCAAGCTTATTCGCGAAGGACTGAAGACCGAGCTGCTGGACGGACGCTTTCCTACGTTAGAGGAGCTGTTCATCCACGAGGTGAAAGAAGAAAGGAGAGCGGTGAACCATGCATAA
- a CDS encoding 2-hydroxyacid dehydrogenase gives MSAIRYKVAVITAQGRNTFTEQQVRKLEDSAQVEFSSAIRALGADEIVKRLADADYAGLTPRSVQVIDRSWLERLPRLKGIAVFATGVDYIDTEYLSERGIALCHLPDYSTESVAEHTLGLLLTMSRRIHLSQDRVRGRVPAGTSVLGWELRGRTIGIVGLGRIGNRVAELVRVFGMRVLGHDPNRQVEGIPNVSMEELLASSDVVSLHFPAQWQGEAAIGREEIAKMKPGATLLNVSRCALVDPEAVVEAIDLGALRGYAVDDIFPIGESHGRAKVQIAEGRILQTGHTAWYSREVIHRGYDAWIDNLIGLATGNPRNLIGLQEERED, from the coding sequence ATGTCCGCAATCCGTTACAAAGTGGCCGTCATAACGGCGCAAGGAAGAAACACGTTCACGGAGCAGCAAGTCCGTAAGCTGGAGGATTCGGCGCAGGTCGAGTTCAGTTCGGCGATTCGCGCGCTTGGAGCGGATGAAATCGTAAAGCGTTTGGCCGATGCGGATTATGCGGGCTTGACCCCGCGATCGGTGCAGGTCATCGACCGGAGCTGGCTGGAGCGGCTGCCCCGATTGAAGGGAATCGCCGTATTCGCCACGGGCGTTGATTACATAGACACGGAGTATTTAAGCGAGAGAGGCATCGCCCTTTGCCATCTGCCCGACTACTCGACGGAGTCGGTCGCCGAGCATACGTTGGGCCTGTTGCTTACGATGTCTCGCCGGATTCACTTGAGTCAGGACCGAGTAAGAGGACGCGTTCCCGCAGGGACTTCCGTATTGGGGTGGGAGCTCCGGGGGCGCACGATCGGGATCGTAGGACTCGGCAGAATCGGTAACCGCGTTGCGGAGCTGGTCCGCGTATTCGGAATGCGAGTGCTCGGACATGATCCTAATCGTCAGGTAGAAGGAATCCCTAACGTAAGCATGGAGGAGCTGCTTGCTTCCAGCGATGTCGTAAGCCTTCATTTCCCGGCGCAGTGGCAGGGGGAGGCGGCGATCGGCCGTGAGGAGATCGCGAAGATGAAACCCGGCGCAACTCTGCTGAACGTGTCCCGCTGCGCGTTGGTCGATCCCGAAGCGGTCGTGGAAGCGATCGACTTGGGAGCGCTGCGGGGGTATGCGGTCGACGATATTTTTCCGATCGGGGAGTCGCATGGACGCGCCAAGGTTCAGATCGCCGAAGGCCGCATCCTGCAGACCGGTCATACGGCATGGTATTCGCGGGAAGTCATTCATCGGGGATACGACGCTTGGATCGATAATCTAATCGGCCTGGCCACCGGGAATCCGCGAAATCTAATAGGATTGCAGGAAGAGCGGGAGGATTAG
- a CDS encoding FUSC family protein translates to MTIGARVLKTGLAVAIALWVGGLVGLDSPLIAAIAAIFTIQPSIYRSWMQVLEQVQSNVLGAIIAITAVSLIGNTPILVGLVCIGVILLCIRLKTEETIALTLVTVVVIMEAQGQGWMLALDRIAAILTGMVSAFAVNVAIAPPRHRNRFLKQAEEVQVMLSRLLRTVVSNELKENVYREEQHRLRIKLRKLDEFYELFAEERVWRKKSRLKRARLLVVYKGMLTTLERGYALIEAVEDHYWAVSTSKAWNRLIDRQIEALCGYHEQLLWKWEGKMKPGALASAPPPEASILLTELISDRTDEDLTAKARLFVITSSVYTYEERLRRLDKLMEQWLHRKDDEENPEED, encoded by the coding sequence ATGACGATCGGAGCAAGAGTGCTGAAGACGGGTCTAGCGGTGGCCATCGCGTTATGGGTAGGCGGACTCGTCGGTCTGGATTCCCCGTTAATCGCGGCAATCGCCGCTATTTTCACCATCCAGCCGTCCATTTATCGTTCTTGGATGCAAGTATTGGAGCAGGTACAGAGCAACGTGCTCGGAGCGATCATCGCGATTACGGCCGTATCGCTCATCGGAAATACGCCCATCCTGGTGGGCCTTGTTTGTATCGGCGTTATTTTACTATGCATACGACTGAAAACCGAAGAGACGATCGCCCTCACGTTGGTAACGGTCGTAGTCATCATGGAAGCCCAAGGCCAAGGGTGGATGCTTGCTTTGGACCGAATTGCCGCCATCTTGACGGGAATGGTATCGGCTTTCGCCGTGAATGTCGCCATTGCCCCTCCGCGGCATCGCAATCGTTTTCTGAAACAAGCGGAAGAGGTTCAGGTGATGTTATCCCGTTTGCTCAGGACGGTCGTATCCAACGAATTGAAGGAGAACGTCTACCGGGAAGAACAACACCGTCTCCGAATCAAGCTTCGCAAGCTGGACGAGTTCTACGAACTATTCGCAGAGGAGCGGGTATGGAGAAAGAAATCGAGGCTGAAGCGGGCGAGACTGCTCGTCGTGTACAAAGGGATGCTGACCACGCTCGAACGTGGATACGCGCTTATCGAAGCGGTGGAGGATCACTATTGGGCCGTCTCGACAAGCAAAGCGTGGAATCGGCTCATCGACCGACAAATCGAAGCGTTATGCGGCTACCACGAACAATTGCTATGGAAGTGGGAAGGAAAGATGAAGCCAGGCGCGTTGGCTTCCGCTCCCCCTCCCGAAGCGTCCATCCTGCTGACCGAGCTGATCTCGGACCGGACGGACGAGGATTTGACCGCCAAAGCCCGGCTGTTCGTCATTACCTCTTCGGTCTACACCTATGAAGAGCGCCTAAGGCGTCTGGATAAGCTGATGGAGCAATGGCTGCATCGCAAAGACGACGAAGAAAATCCGGAAGAAGATTAA
- a CDS encoding DNA alkylation repair protein, giving the protein MAEPLKAMYNEPFLRAFTDIVRKAYPEFDGESFIRLSLGAGWNELELKGRMRRITMSLGATLPADYDRAIDVLEAIAEECRGFPYLFFPDFVEVYGLEHWEKSVAALETFTRMSSSEFAVRPFVKRDRPRMMAQMLEWSLHPNEHVRRLASEGCRPRLPWADALPELKRDPSPIWPILENLKADPSEYVRRSVANNLNDISKDHPDQVKKIAQAWKGQNEQTEWVIRHACRGLLRAADPEIMALFGIVPQPDVIVKEWTVFPSTVEIGGATEFRYELQSPTGEPVKLRIELAVLFPRSTGKFYRKLFKLSEKTVSGDMSIRGGRGFSFADLSTRRHYPGIHRLSLIVNGQEVASADVQLQASATGGTGDA; this is encoded by the coding sequence ATGGCAGAACCGCTTAAGGCAATGTATAACGAGCCTTTTCTTAGAGCGTTTACCGATATTGTCCGCAAAGCTTACCCCGAATTCGACGGAGAGTCCTTCATACGGCTCTCGCTTGGAGCGGGCTGGAACGAGCTGGAGTTGAAAGGCAGAATGCGCCGAATTACCATGAGTCTCGGCGCTACGCTACCCGCCGATTACGATCGGGCAATCGATGTGCTGGAAGCGATCGCGGAGGAATGCCGCGGGTTTCCTTATTTGTTTTTCCCCGACTTCGTGGAAGTCTACGGCTTGGAGCATTGGGAGAAATCCGTGGCGGCGTTGGAGACCTTTACGAGAATGTCGAGCTCCGAATTCGCGGTTCGGCCTTTCGTGAAGCGGGATCGGCCGCGCATGATGGCCCAGATGCTCGAGTGGAGCCTGCATCCGAACGAGCACGTCCGCAGGCTTGCCAGCGAAGGATGCCGGCCTCGGCTGCCGTGGGCGGATGCTCTGCCCGAGCTCAAGCGCGATCCAAGCCCGATATGGCCGATCCTCGAGAACTTGAAGGCAGATCCGTCGGAATACGTGAGACGAAGCGTAGCGAATAACTTGAACGATATTTCCAAGGATCACCCCGATCAGGTCAAGAAGATCGCGCAAGCTTGGAAAGGCCAGAACGAACAGACGGAGTGGGTCATTCGCCATGCTTGCAGAGGGCTGTTGCGCGCCGCGGATCCGGAAATCATGGCGTTGTTCGGAATCGTCCCTCAGCCGGACGTTATCGTGAAGGAGTGGACGGTATTTCCTTCGACGGTAGAGATCGGGGGAGCGACGGAATTCCGATACGAGCTGCAGTCCCCGACCGGCGAGCCGGTCAAGTTAAGAATCGAGCTTGCCGTGCTGTTTCCCCGTTCAACGGGCAAGTTCTACCGTAAGCTCTTCAAGCTAAGCGAGAAAACCGTATCCGGCGATATGTCGATTCGAGGGGGGCGCGGCTTTTCCTTCGCGGACCTGTCCACGCGTCGCCATTATCCGGGCATTCACCGGCTTTCGCTTATCGTTAACGGGCAGGAAGTCGCTTCCGCCGACGTTCAGCTTCAAGCTTCGGCGACGGGAGGGACGGGCGACGCATGA
- a CDS encoding response regulator transcription factor yields MGTKILIIEDEQIIAELERDYLEISGFSVDIENCGEKGLQRALRSDYDLIILDLMLPKIDGFEICRRIRNEKDIPIIMVSAKKEDIDKIRGLGLGADDYIIKPFSPGELVARVKAHLSRYERLSGRKETRNDEIHIHGLSIDKTARRVFVNEKEVTFTTKEFDLLCCLAMNPNRVFSKEQLFDQIWGMEAMGEIATVTVHISKLREKIEANPSKPQYIETIWGAGYRFRI; encoded by the coding sequence ATGGGCACAAAGATCTTGATCATTGAAGACGAGCAAATTATAGCGGAGCTGGAGCGGGATTATTTGGAGATCAGCGGATTTTCCGTGGATATCGAGAATTGCGGGGAGAAAGGGCTGCAACGCGCGCTCAGATCGGATTACGATCTGATTATTCTCGATCTCATGCTGCCGAAGATCGACGGCTTCGAAATCTGCCGGAGAATACGCAACGAGAAGGATATCCCGATTATTATGGTGTCCGCGAAGAAAGAAGATATCGACAAGATTCGAGGTCTAGGTCTTGGCGCGGATGATTATATCATCAAGCCCTTCAGTCCGGGAGAGCTCGTCGCCCGGGTGAAAGCCCATCTGTCGCGCTATGAAAGACTCAGCGGCCGGAAGGAAACCCGCAACGATGAAATCCACATTCACGGGTTGTCGATAGACAAGACGGCTCGTCGCGTATTCGTGAACGAGAAGGAAGTGACGTTTACGACCAAGGAATTCGATTTGTTGTGCTGTCTGGCCATGAATCCCAATAGGGTATTCAGCAAAGAGCAACTGTTCGATCAGATATGGGGCATGGAAGCCATGGGCGAAATCGCCACGGTAACGGTACATATCAGCAAGCTTCGCGAGAAGATCGAGGCGAACCCGTCCAAGCCCCAATACATCGAGACGATTTGGGGCGCCGGTTATCGTTTTAGAATTTAA
- a CDS encoding transposase, whose product MSDSNSMDPMSGEKVEVDGVYENEAGQAQKLKRGDAFPSDLILGETEWKLTEFSFDNHHEGRTDPRLVPKEDDVDKMGKIDHPRRQMDRGKK is encoded by the coding sequence ATGAGCGACTCTAACAGCATGGACCCGATGTCCGGAGAAAAAGTCGAAGTTGATGGCGTCTACGAGAACGAGGCGGGACAAGCGCAGAAGCTCAAGCGCGGAGATGCGTTCCCCTCCGATCTGATTCTAGGCGAAACGGAGTGGAAGCTGACCGAGTTCAGTTTCGACAACCATCACGAGGGCCGAACGGATCCGCGGCTTGTCCCGAAAGAGGACGACGTGGACAAGATGGGCAAGATCGATCATCCCCGTCGCCAGATGGACCGCGGAAAGAAATAG
- a CDS encoding ABC transporter permease, translating to MHNLYANVWNETLKIALKKKTWFFMAMTLLIPIGAALLFANVQSGLGISAVSSGDFPIVMLGLFTGIFLPLFIFMGAADQFSGELGDRTLKILLTRPISRFKVFVSKQISLSLSIAVYLFLGMLGSVGSALFLSGRVSVYSIGDWLLAYGSAFVPLAALSIAAVFIAQFFSSGSSALTVSVLLYIGVKVSSFFFPQVSTYSPTAYLDWHMLWIGTPMASNQVGAVFMFLVACSILFFTAGYYLFDKKEL from the coding sequence ATGCATAACTTGTACGCGAACGTCTGGAATGAAACTTTGAAGATCGCTTTGAAGAAGAAAACTTGGTTTTTCATGGCCATGACTTTGCTGATCCCGATCGGAGCCGCCCTGCTATTTGCCAACGTTCAAAGCGGTTTAGGCATCAGCGCCGTTTCCTCGGGCGATTTTCCGATCGTCATGCTCGGGCTGTTCACCGGGATATTCCTGCCGCTCTTCATCTTCATGGGCGCGGCGGACCAGTTCTCGGGAGAGCTCGGCGACCGAACGCTTAAGATTTTACTGACGAGGCCGATCTCTCGCTTCAAAGTTTTCGTATCCAAACAAATTTCCCTTAGCCTGTCCATAGCCGTATATTTATTCCTCGGGATGCTCGGTTCGGTAGGTTCTGCCCTATTCTTAAGTGGCCGCGTTTCGGTCTACTCCATTGGAGATTGGTTGCTCGCTTACGGTTCGGCATTCGTTCCGCTTGCGGCGCTAAGCATTGCGGCGGTGTTTATCGCGCAGTTTTTCTCGAGCGGCAGCAGCGCGCTAACCGTCAGCGTATTGTTATATATCGGGGTGAAGGTAAGCTCGTTCTTCTTCCCTCAGGTGTCGACCTATTCCCCGACGGCCTATTTGGATTGGCACATGCTCTGGATAGGCACCCCGATGGCGTCGAATCAGGTAGGGGCCGTATTTATGTTTTTGGTAGCGTGCAGTATACTGTTTTTTACAGCGGGTTATTATTTGTTCGATAAAAAGGAGCTTTAA